The genome window CGACGGTGATTCCGGCGAGGCAATACTGCAGCACCTGGGTGAAGTCCACCTGCGGTCCACTCCTCTATTCTGGGCCCTAAGCGGCTACTTCCTGTAGGTGGCGAACTTGCCGTCCTTGACGGTCAGCAGCTCGAAGGCGTCCATCCCGAGGCCGTTGTGGTCCTCGGCCGACATCTTGAACACGCCGGCCGTGCCGACCACGTCCTTGAGCGTCTCAAGTGCGTCGCGGACCTTCTTGCGATCGGCACTGCCGGCCTTCTTGACCGCCTCAGTGAGCAACAGCATGGCGTCATACGCGTGGCCGCCGAAGGTGCTCGCATCTTCCTTGAACTTGCCCTCGTAGTCCTTCTTGTAGGTCATGAGGACTTTCTTCTGGGCATGCTTGTCGGGAAGCGTGTCGGCGACCAGCAACCGGCCCGCGGGGAAGAGAGTCCCGTTGGCGGCCTCTCCGCTGGCCTGGGCGTACTTGATGTTGCCGAAGCCGTGACTCTGGAACAGGGGTACGTCCAGACCGATTTGCTTCATGGTCTTGGCCACCAGCCCTTGTGCAGGAACGATGGACCAGTTGATCACGGCCTGGACTTGGCGGCCTTTGAGCTTGGTCAGGACGCCGGTGAGGTCCGTTTCCTGCTTGTCATAGGCTTCCGAAATGACCACGGTGATGCCGAAGTCGCCCGCGAGTTTCTCGAGCTGGGCCTTGCCGGCCATCCCGAAACCATCGTTGCTGGTGATCACGCCCACCTTGGTGAGCCCTTTTTCCTTCATGGTCTTGTAGATCCACCTGGCGGCGTCGCTGTCCTTCTGGGGGGTTTTGAAGACGTAACTGGCGACGGGGCTGACGATTGTCTCGGCGGCGGCGCAGGACAGGAGAATCGTCTCGCCTTCCTGGCAGATGTTCTTGATGGCCATGGTTTCGCCGCTGGTCGACGGCCCGATGATGGCCAGGACCTTCTCTTCCTCGATGAGCTGCTTGGTCATCGAGATGGCGCTTTCGGGCTTGCCGCCGGTGTCCTTGATGATGAGTTGGATTTTCCGGCCATTGATGCCTCCCGCGTCGTTGATTTTCTGTACGAACATTTCGGCTGTCTTGGCCTCTGGTGCCCCCAGGAATGATGCGGGGCCGGTGACGGAGAAGACCGCTCCCACTTTAATGGGCGGGGCGTCGGCCGCGGAGGCAGAATGCGCGATGCCCATGCTGAGTCCCATGGCCAGCGCGACGCATAGAATCCCCCGGTTTCCTGTGTTCATGGATCGTCTCCCTTTCTTGATTGTCCCAGCCGAGGCTGGGGAACGCGAAGCGGGCCTTTCCGTCTCCGGCGGCGGGTGGCCTCTTCGCGAGAGTTAATCTGTTGCCAGGGCGAACTTGCCGTCCCTGACGGTCAGCATCTCGAACGCATCGATGGTCAGGCCGCTGTGATCCTCGGCCGAGAAGTTGAAGATTCCGGCCGTTCCGACGATGCCCTTGAGGTTCTCGATGGCGTCCCGGACCTTCTCGCCATCCGTGCTTCCGGCCTTCTTGATGGCCTCGGTCAGGATGAGCAGGGCATCGTAGGGATGGCCGCCGAACGTGCTTGCGTCCTCCTTGAACTTGCCTTCGTAGTCGGTTTTGTAGGCCATCAGGAGGGCCTTTTGGGGGTGGTCGGCCGGGAGGACGTCGGCCACGAGGATCCGGCCGCACGGCAGGAGCGTACCGTTGACGGCCTCGCCGCCGGCCTGAGCGTACTTGATGTTACCGAAGCCGTGGCTCTGGTAGAGCGGAACGTCGAAGCCAATCTGTTTCATATTCTTGGCGACGAGACTCTGGGCGGGAACGATTGACCAGTTGACCACGGCCTGGACCTGCTGGCCCTTCAGCTTGGTCAGGACGTTGGTGAGATCCGTTTCCTGTTTGTCGTAGGCTTCCGAGATCACCACGGTGATGTCGAAGTCACCGGCCAGCTTCTCCAGCTGGGCCTTGCCGGCCATGCCAAAACCGTCATTGCTGGCAATCACGCCGACTTTCGAGATTCCCTTGGCCTTCATCGTCTTGTAGATGAGTCGCGCGGCGTCGCTGTCCTGAGGTGCGACCTTGAAGACGTAGCTGGCGACCGGTTTGGCGATGGTCTCGGCCGCGGCACAGGAAATCAGGATTGTCTTGGCTTCCTGGCACAGGTTCTTGATGGCCAGCGTTTCGCCGCTGGTCGACGGCCCGATGATGGCCAGGACCTTCTCTTCATCGATCAGTTGCTTGGCGAGTGACAGGGCATTTTCCGGTTTGCTTCCGGAGTCCTTGACGATAAGCTGGATCTTGTGGCCGTTGACGCCGCCCGCGGCGTTCATCTTGTCAACCAGCATGGTTGCCGTTCGTTCCTCGGGAATCCCCAGGAAGGACGCCGGGCCGCTGATCGCGAAGATGGCTCCGACCTTGATGGGATCGCCCTCGGTCGACCTGGCTCCCGCAGGCGCGGAGGCGCTCGACGATGGACTGCCCGGCTCCTTGCAGCCCGTCAGGCAGACCGCGAAGCATGCAACCAAACCCAGTAGTGCCACAAGTCGTCTGTTCATGGAAGCCGTCCTTTCTGAACTAAGTGCATCACAGGTTCTGAATAGCGTCCTCCGGGAGAATAGGGATCGCGTTCTTCCTCATGGTTTCCGCGGCCTGGGCCGCATTGTCGATCTTCAGGACCACGATGGCCGTATCCACGTTCTTCCGGAAGAACGTGTACATGTACTCGATATTGACGTTGTCACGATCGAAGACCTCGATGATACGATGCAGGCCGCCGGGTTCGTCCTGGATTTCCACCGCAATCACGTCGGCTTCCTGCACGGCGAAACCGTGGTCCCGGAGTGCCTGGAGGCAACGGAGGCGATCGTCGACGATGAGCCGCAGCACCCCGAGGTCGGGCATGTCGGCCAGGGACATGGCTCGGATGTTGATCTTGTGTTCGGCCAGCAGGCGAGTTACCTCGGCCAACCTGCCCCTCCGGTTCTCGATAAACACGCACAACTGCTTGGTGTACATGGCGTCCTATCCGGCGGAACCTGACCCGGCCCCAGATGATACCTTACCCGCAAAGGGCCTTGCGGACAAGTAGGACTGAAACCCGTTACCGACAATCGAGCGATGTGGCCAGGCCCGGGCTCGCGATCGCGGGTGCCGCCGGCACGGAGGCAGAGGGCGTCTGGGGCGGTCTGCACGATCCGGTTGCCCACTCGATGTCTGGCGGAACGGCCCGCGAAAACGCTCCGCGGCACTCCTGGTATAGTCCGAGTACCGGCGAGGACGCGAGGCGTCGCCCAGGCTTTGGCCCTGGAGTCTCCGAGAAGGGGATTCAGGTTCGATCCCATTTCAGAACTGCGCCGGTGCTGGCGCTGGTCGCCATGGCGGTGTACTTCGCGAGGTAACCGCTCTTGTATCGTGGCTCGGGGGCCTTCCAGTCTTTCCTTCGCTTGGCGAGGTCGGTCTGGGAGAGCCTGGCGTTGAGCTTTCGGCCGGGAATGTCAATTTCGATGATGTCGCCGTTCCGCAGCAGGGCGATCGCCCCGCCTCGAGCCGCCTCCGGACTGACGTGGCCGATGCACGCACCGGCCGTACCTCCGCTGAAGCGCCCGTCGGTGATGAGGGCCACCGATTTCGCCAGCTCCGGGTTGCCCTTGATGTAGCTGGTCGGGGCGAGCATCTCCTGCATTCCCGGCCCACCCTTGGGGCCTTCGTAACGGATCACCACCACGTCGCCCGGTTTCACCTTGCCGGCCAGGATGCCCGCGCAAGCCTCTTCCTGGCTTTCGAAGATGACCGCCGGACCGCTGTGCACGAGCATCTCCTTGTCTACCCCGGCGGTCTTGACCACCGCCCCCTCCAGGGCAATGTTCCCGTACAGGACGCTCAGGCCGCCTTCCTGCGAATAGGCCGCTGGCACGGTTCGAATGCAATCGGTGGGTTCGAACTGTTTGGCTGCGAGCGTGGTCAGCACCCCCGCCCCGCCCTTGCCGGCATGATCGGTAAACTTGCTCAGTTCGCTTCGGGTGGCGGTACTGATGCCGTCCAGGCGCACCGTCTGACCCCTGAAGCGGATATCGTGGGCTCGGATGTTCTCCCCGATGGTTTTTCCCGTGACGGTCGTGCACTTCTCGTTGACCAGGCCGCTCTTGCCCCGCACCAGTTCGCCAAGAATGGTCATGATGCCGCCGGCAGCGTGGCAGTCCTCGATGTGGTACAAGCGCCCGTTATCACCCGACGAAGGGGCCAGCTTGCACAGGTTCGGCGTCTGCCGGGAGACGCTGTCGATGTCTTTCAGGGTGAACGCGACGCCCGCCTCCTGGGCTACGGCCAGGACATGGAGGACGGTGTTTGTCGAGCCGCCCATGGCCATGTCCAGGATCATCGCGTTCTCGAACGCCTGGCGGGTCATGATCTCCCTGGGCAGGGGTCCGCCGGCCCTGGCCATCTCGACGATCCGCCTGGCCGCCTCCCGGTAGAGTGTCTTGCGGTCTTCACTGGTTGCCAGAGTCGTGCCGTTGCCGGGCAGGGCCATGCCCAGCGCCTCCGCGAGGCAGTTCATACTGTTGGCGGTGAACATCCCAGAGCAGCTGCCGCAGGTCGGGCAGGCGTTGTTTTCAATGTCGCGGACCTGGTCCTCGCTCATCAGCCCCGCGGTGTGCTGGCTGACCGCGTAGAAGGCGCTAATGAGATCCACCTTCTTGCCCTCGGACGTGCGTCCCGCTTCCATCGGGCCGCCACTGACGAAGATGGCCGGGATATTGCACCGCGCGGCGGCCATCATCATGCCGGGTACGATCTTGTCGCAGTTGGGGATGCAGACCATCGCATCGAACCGATGAGCCTCGATCATTGATTCCACGCTGTCGGCGATGAGTTCCCGGCTGGGCAGCGAGAACTTCATTCCCAGGTGTCCCATCGCGATGCCGTCGTCGATTCCGATGGTGTTGAAGATGAACGGTACGCCGCCTGCCTCGCGGACGGCTTCCTTGACGAAGTAGCCGACCTTGTCCAGGTGGGCGTGGCCGGGAATGATCTCAACAAACGAGTTGACGATCGCGATGAACGGCTTGTCGATGTCCGCATCGGTGAAATTGCCTGTGGCCTTCAGCAGGCTTCGGTGCGGCGCCCGCTCGATTCCCCGCTTGACCAGATCACTGCGCATGGCTGTTCCTTTCTTGACTACCGGGACTATGAACCCATCCTCAGCCCTGCGCGCCTGGTCTCCAGCTGGTCTGCTCGATGGGCGAGGAGGCGGCTTCCAGGCAATAATATAGCCCGTCTTGGATCGCGTTTCGAGAGCCTTTCCGCAACCGAGCCTTGGGATGGTCGGTATCAGCTTGTAGACATCCCGGCCGCACGACAGACCACCCTTGTTCAAAGGAGCCCATCATGTCCTGTCGAACGATCGTTCTCCTGGTCTTCTGCACGATCCTCACCGGCGTCCTGGTCTTGGCTCTTCATGCCCAGGAGCGGCCGGTGCCACCCGACCCTCCCCGGGAGAGCCGGTCGCGTTCCGAAACTCCGGTGATTCGTGCCACGGCCGTGTCGCCCGGGCAAACCGCTCAGAGCCGGCGTTCGCCCGGCCCTCCGGCTTCCGCCGCACCGTCTCAACCCACGCGGCTCCAGATCGACATCTTCGAACTGGCCTGCACCAGTGAGATGCTTGCTGCCCTGCACCTGGACAGCATTATCGCCAAGAACCCTGTTCCGCCCGAGATGCTGGTCCGCCTGACCAAAATGGGCAAAGCGCGGCTGTTGCTCCGCGCGGACAGCACCGTAGATTTGGGAGCCTCCGCCACGCTGATGCAGAACCAGAAGGTACCCGTGGTGCGGGACGTTGTCGTCAACAAGGAAGGGAAGGCCGTGCAAAATGTCTCCTACGAAAGCATTGGCCTGACCACGGATACCCGTGGCCGTTGGCGGGAGGACAAGCCCGATCGCGCCGACCTCTCCTTCAAGCTGGAGCTCTGCAGCACAGTAGCCGGGGCGACTGAAACCGCTTCGGGCGTCAAGCCCCCGGTTCTCGCCAATCTCTCCACGAGTGGAAGCCTCATGGCGGTCAGCGGGGTGCCGGTCTGGACGATGGCCAGTAGTCTGGCTCTCGACGACGACCAGGCCACGATCACCGTCACGCTCATCCGATTGACGGTAACTCGCCTGGAGCAATGACACCGGATCAGGGGCCGTCATGCTCGCAGTAGGCGATCTGGGTCCGATCGCCCAGGGCGAATCACTTGCCTGGCTGCCTCGCTGTCGGCGTGTTCGTACCGAGCACCTTCAATCCGACGTCGATGTTCTGTTCGCCATGCGTCTGTCTGCAGTGAACTGCAATCACGTTCACCCCTGGCTTGAAGAGGCTCAAGGTCTGCTCATTGCAGGGCAGGCTGATGTAGGTCTTCTCACTTCCCCGGCGCTGAAGGACTCTGTGCCCGTTGAGGTAGATGTCGACGTCTTCATCGTGGTGGATCCGCCAGAGGGCGCCGCGGAGGTTGGCGGGGGCGTCGATCGTGACCCGGGTGCGCAGCCAGATGTCCGGGGTGTCCCAGACGGTATTGACGATCGCGCCTGGTGTCTGCCTGGTGCCAAAGCCGCCGAGGCCCGTTTTCCAGGACCTGGTCTCGTAGTCGGTCGCCATCCACTTCCCGGCCGGCGTTGAGGTCGTGTAGCTCCATTCCGCGCCGCCCTTTTCTGCGGTGGGCAGGACCGTGACCCAGTTTGCGGCCATCCGGGCGACTGCCACGCTTGCCATCGAAGTGAATCCGGCCTTGAGCCCGTGGGGCTTCTCGAATGTCATCAGGCAGGTTGGCTCGAGCGGGTAGGCACCCAGGCCCTCTCCGAACACGGCCAGCCCCCCTTTGTGGGTTGCGTCGGGCGCTACTTCGAAGCGCACGTGCAGGATGCGGTCCTGGCCGATGCGCGATACCAGCTTCCGGAGGCTTTCCCCCTGCAAGGTAGCGCGAGTGAGATATCCGTACGATCCCGGTTCGTATTGACGGAAGTGGGACAGGACCCCCCACGCATCGGCCGGGTCATCGTCAAGCGTTTCCACCTCCCCAAGCACCTGCTTGCCATTGAGAAGCAGGTTGACGTCCGTTGCCCAGGTCTTGACGTCGCTCTGCGGATAGTCCAGCGGGTTCCTGCGTGCCGGCCAATCCAGTTTTTCGGGCCCGGCCTTGCTTGACAGCTCGGCCATCACGGTCAGCTCGCTGAGTGCGTCGAGCGGTAGCGAGGCGGGAATGCTGAGACAATACTCTGCCATGCCGGCACCTCGGCCATGGACCTTATGTGCGGCGACCCCTTCGGGAATTGGGACGCCTTGGGTGAAGGTCCATTCCGCCAAGTCTGCCGGCGACCATCGCATGGCGAGCGTTGTGGCGGTCATGGCCTCGATGCGCGGGGCG of Phycisphaerae bacterium contains these proteins:
- a CDS encoding ABC transporter substrate-binding protein, with translation MGLSMGIAHSASAADAPPIKVGAVFSVTGPASFLGAPEAKTAEMFVQKINDAGGINGRKIQLIIKDTGGKPESAISMTKQLIEEEKVLAIIGPSTSGETMAIKNICQEGETILLSCAAAETIVSPVASYVFKTPQKDSDAARWIYKTMKEKGLTKVGVITSNDGFGMAGKAQLEKLAGDFGITVVISEAYDKQETDLTGVLTKLKGRQVQAVINWSIVPAQGLVAKTMKQIGLDVPLFQSHGFGNIKYAQASGEAANGTLFPAGRLLVADTLPDKHAQKKVLMTYKKDYEGKFKEDASTFGGHAYDAMLLLTEAVKKAGSADRKKVRDALETLKDVVGTAGVFKMSAEDHNGLGMDAFELLTVKDGKFATYRK
- a CDS encoding ACT domain-containing protein; this translates as MYTKQLCVFIENRRGRLAEVTRLLAEHKINIRAMSLADMPDLGVLRLIVDDRLRCLQALRDHGFAVQEADVIAVEIQDEPGGLHRIIEVFDRDNVNIEYMYTFFRKNVDTAIVVLKIDNAAQAAETMRKNAIPILPEDAIQNL
- the ilvD gene encoding dihydroxy-acid dehydratase gives rise to the protein MRSDLVKRGIERAPHRSLLKATGNFTDADIDKPFIAIVNSFVEIIPGHAHLDKVGYFVKEAVREAGGVPFIFNTIGIDDGIAMGHLGMKFSLPSRELIADSVESMIEAHRFDAMVCIPNCDKIVPGMMMAAARCNIPAIFVSGGPMEAGRTSEGKKVDLISAFYAVSQHTAGLMSEDQVRDIENNACPTCGSCSGMFTANSMNCLAEALGMALPGNGTTLATSEDRKTLYREAARRIVEMARAGGPLPREIMTRQAFENAMILDMAMGGSTNTVLHVLAVAQEAGVAFTLKDIDSVSRQTPNLCKLAPSSGDNGRLYHIEDCHAAGGIMTILGELVRGKSGLVNEKCTTVTGKTIGENIRAHDIRFRGQTVRLDGISTATRSELSKFTDHAGKGGAGVLTTLAAKQFEPTDCIRTVPAAYSQEGGLSVLYGNIALEGAVVKTAGVDKEMLVHSGPAVIFESQEEACAGILAGKVKPGDVVVIRYEGPKGGPGMQEMLAPTSYIKGNPELAKSVALITDGRFSGGTAGACIGHVSPEAARGGAIALLRNGDIIEIDIPGRKLNARLSQTDLAKRRKDWKAPEPRYKSGYLAKYTAMATSASTGAVLKWDRT
- a CDS encoding ABC transporter substrate-binding protein, which produces MNRRLVALLGLVACFAVCLTGCKEPGSPSSSASAPAGARSTEGDPIKVGAIFAISGPASFLGIPEERTATMLVDKMNAAGGVNGHKIQLIVKDSGSKPENALSLAKQLIDEEKVLAIIGPSTSGETLAIKNLCQEAKTILISCAAAETIAKPVASYVFKVAPQDSDAARLIYKTMKAKGISKVGVIASNDGFGMAGKAQLEKLAGDFDITVVISEAYDKQETDLTNVLTKLKGQQVQAVVNWSIVPAQSLVAKNMKQIGFDVPLYQSHGFGNIKYAQAGGEAVNGTLLPCGRILVADVLPADHPQKALLMAYKTDYEGKFKEDASTFGGHPYDALLILTEAIKKAGSTDGEKVRDAIENLKGIVGTAGIFNFSAEDHSGLTIDAFEMLTVRDGKFALATD